Proteins found in one Candidatus Delongbacteria bacterium genomic segment:
- a CDS encoding DUF4159 domain-containing protein codes for MSAPRGARMLAALVLALLITVSAPAQGTIPLARLKYDGGGDWYANPSSLPNLLRFVREQTGLPMEEKERVVEPEDPELFSCSYLYLTGHGRLSFSPAQAERLRAWLLGGGFLHADDNYGLDAHFRREIKRVLPEYELVEVPFDHPLYHAWFPFPQGLPKIHEHDGKPPRGWGIFIDGRLAVFYDWECDLGDGWEDPDVHQDPPELRRKALEMGTNLIVHALGAGPDRLPRAGQVD; via the coding sequence GTGAGCGCGCCACGTGGCGCGCGGATGCTGGCCGCGCTGGTCCTGGCGCTGCTGATCACGGTGTCCGCGCCGGCCCAGGGGACGATTCCGCTGGCGCGCCTGAAGTACGACGGCGGCGGGGACTGGTACGCCAATCCCAGCAGCCTGCCCAACCTGCTGCGCTTCGTGCGCGAGCAGACGGGCCTGCCCATGGAGGAGAAGGAGCGGGTGGTGGAGCCGGAGGATCCCGAGCTCTTCTCGTGTTCCTACCTCTATCTGACGGGCCACGGGCGCCTCTCCTTCAGCCCGGCCCAGGCCGAGCGCCTGCGGGCCTGGCTGCTGGGCGGGGGCTTCCTGCACGCCGACGACAACTACGGCCTGGACGCCCACTTCCGCCGCGAGATCAAGCGCGTGCTGCCCGAATACGAGCTGGTGGAGGTGCCCTTCGACCACCCGCTGTATCACGCGTGGTTTCCGTTTCCGCAGGGCTTGCCGAAGATCCACGAACACGACGGCAAGCCGCCGCGGGGCTGGGGGATCTTCATCGACGGCCGGCTGGCCGTCTTCTACGACTGGGAGTGCGACCTGGGGGACGGCTGGGAGGATCCCGACGTGCACCAGGATCCGCCGGAGCTGCGTCGCAAGGCGCTTGAGATGGGCACCAACCTGATCGTGCACGCCCTGGGCGCCGGCCCCGACCGGTTGCCTCGGGCCGGACAAGTGGACTGA
- a CDS encoding DVUA0089 family protein, producing the protein MKRNLLCSVSLLGLLASAGMAATVTDAQQMDAAKRPMPGLDMSRSLTCEDATVIDCDFGPNTYTIPAGGGEWFYYVGTGLGLTMETRFATTTIDSDLYIYTGTCGALTQAFYRDGDSTQGWKTYLNCTDFNFVAGQGYYIYVTDYSSGTGDVTIDFTCCEFTPFACPPNSLPYNEANEFGCGDYAHSIDCGQVYCGEIADNDDHDYFWFTVTAPMTTMTLNVYGNDTNGRAPFGYGLDPYIRVYNEDCTVLIAEDDDSGTGYDSQLLLSCMTPGFYIVEVNTEWSAPGPYLLTLDCAVCCWETNAVTTPDVVIDETNFSSFVGEANAFTTAVSLCDYCSMIAAGPGCFSNGHCILDLDGGEYWFNVYQPLTGCYAMQMRVTPAYTDTCTPLVGVAQNGALLGYFALDASTGLYPSNYNNAGTDQTTFVIDAPAACCDLVHVSIWYEDLCPPVEAGDQPVSFALSQNVPNPFNPATTISFTLPESGFASLKVYDTAGREVATLVNGLSARGDHQVTFDGSQLSTGVYFYTLQFNGQSQTQKMVLVK; encoded by the coding sequence ATGAAGCGCAACCTATTGTGTAGTGTGAGCCTGTTGGGCCTGCTGGCGAGCGCCGGCATGGCCGCGACGGTCACCGATGCCCAGCAGATGGACGCGGCCAAGCGCCCGATGCCGGGTCTGGACATGAGCCGCTCGCTGACCTGCGAAGACGCCACGGTCATCGACTGCGACTTCGGTCCCAACACGTACACCATTCCCGCCGGCGGCGGCGAGTGGTTCTACTACGTGGGCACCGGCTTGGGCCTGACGATGGAGACTCGCTTCGCGACCACGACCATCGACTCCGACCTCTACATCTACACCGGCACCTGCGGCGCCCTCACCCAGGCCTTCTATCGCGACGGCGACAGCACCCAGGGGTGGAAGACCTACCTGAACTGCACGGACTTCAATTTCGTCGCGGGCCAGGGCTACTACATCTACGTCACGGACTACTCCAGCGGCACGGGCGACGTCACCATCGACTTCACCTGCTGCGAGTTCACGCCCTTCGCCTGCCCGCCCAACTCGCTGCCCTACAACGAGGCCAATGAGTTCGGTTGCGGCGACTACGCCCACTCCATCGACTGCGGCCAGGTCTATTGCGGCGAGATCGCCGACAACGACGATCACGACTACTTCTGGTTCACCGTGACCGCCCCCATGACCACCATGACCCTGAACGTCTACGGCAACGACACCAACGGCCGCGCGCCCTTCGGTTATGGCCTGGATCCCTACATCCGCGTCTACAACGAAGACTGCACCGTGCTGATCGCCGAAGACGACGACAGCGGCACGGGCTACGACAGCCAGCTGCTGCTGAGCTGCATGACCCCCGGCTTCTATATCGTGGAAGTCAACACCGAGTGGAGCGCCCCGGGCCCGTACCTGCTGACCCTGGACTGCGCCGTCTGCTGCTGGGAGACCAATGCGGTCACCACGCCCGACGTCGTGATCGACGAGACCAACTTCAGCTCCTTCGTGGGTGAGGCCAATGCCTTCACCACCGCGGTCAGCCTGTGCGACTATTGCAGCATGATCGCGGCCGGCCCCGGCTGCTTCAGCAACGGTCATTGCATCCTGGACCTGGACGGCGGCGAATATTGGTTCAACGTCTACCAGCCCCTGACCGGTTGCTACGCCATGCAGATGCGCGTCACCCCGGCCTACACCGACACCTGCACGCCTCTGGTGGGCGTGGCCCAGAACGGCGCCCTGTTGGGTTACTTCGCCCTGGACGCCTCCACGGGTCTCTATCCCTCCAACTACAACAACGCCGGCACGGACCAGACCACCTTCGTGATCGACGCCCCGGCCGCTTGCTGTGACCTGGTGCACGTCAGCATCTGGTACGAAGACCTCTGCCCGCCGGTGGAAGCTGGCGACCAGCCGGTCAGCTTCGCCCTGTCCCAGAACGTGCCGAACCCCTTCAACCCGGCGACCACCATCAGCTTCACGCTGCCTGAGTCCGGTTTCGCCAGCCTGAAGGTCTACGACACCGCCGGCCGCGAAGTGGCCACCCTCGTCAACGGCCTGAGCGCCCGCGGCGACCATCAGGTGACCTTCGACGGCAGCCAGCTGAGCACGGGCGTGTACTTCTACACCCTGCAGTTCAACGGCCAGAGCCAGACCCAGAAGATGGTCCTGGTCAAGTAA
- a CDS encoding aminotransferase class I/II-fold pyridoxal phosphate-dependent enzyme, with the protein MSIQAAKRTHHIRYAVRDIILIADEARRRGRDLLYLNIGDPNPYQFRTPEHILEATIKAMRDNLNGYSPSSGIPEAVAAIRRDAERRGLKNIQDVFIGTGASETIEIALSALVDRGDNVLLPFPGYPLYTALTAKLECEGRPYFLDEANGWQPDLADMAARIDEHTRAIVLINPNNPTGGVWSRETLLQIIELCRQHNLVLLSDEIYDRLIYNGQEHVPTASLADDICILTFNGLSKNWVAPGFRLGWCIVSGPDKLIEDYLEAMLKLTRARLCANHPEQHAIRVALEGDQSHIQSMNEILKRRAELAGRMLNQVEGMSLVPPSGAFYAYPSLYVEGDDSDFVRQLILDTGVVVVPGSGFGQRPGTSHFRLVTLPDDETLRKAFERIGDFVTAWRAR; encoded by the coding sequence ATGTCCATCCAAGCCGCCAAGCGCACCCATCATATCCGCTACGCCGTGCGGGACATCATCCTGATCGCCGACGAGGCCCGCCGCCGGGGCCGCGATCTGCTCTATTTGAACATCGGCGACCCCAATCCCTACCAGTTCCGCACACCCGAGCACATCCTCGAGGCGACGATCAAGGCCATGCGGGACAACCTGAACGGCTACAGCCCCAGTTCAGGCATCCCGGAAGCCGTGGCCGCCATCCGGCGCGACGCCGAGCGCCGCGGGCTCAAGAACATCCAGGACGTGTTCATTGGAACCGGGGCCTCGGAAACCATCGAGATCGCGCTCTCCGCCCTGGTGGACCGCGGGGACAACGTGCTGCTGCCGTTCCCGGGCTATCCGCTCTACACGGCGCTGACCGCCAAGCTGGAATGCGAGGGCCGGCCGTATTTCCTGGACGAGGCCAACGGCTGGCAGCCGGATCTGGCGGACATGGCCGCGCGCATCGACGAACACACCCGGGCCATCGTGCTGATCAACCCCAACAATCCCACCGGCGGCGTCTGGAGCCGAGAGACCCTGCTGCAGATCATCGAGCTATGCCGCCAGCACAATCTGGTGCTGCTCTCCGACGAGATCTACGACCGGCTGATCTACAACGGTCAGGAACACGTGCCCACGGCGTCTCTAGCCGACGACATCTGCATCCTCACCTTCAACGGCCTCTCCAAGAACTGGGTGGCGCCGGGCTTCCGGCTGGGCTGGTGCATCGTATCCGGGCCGGACAAGCTGATCGAGGATTACCTGGAGGCCATGCTCAAGCTGACCCGGGCCCGCCTCTGCGCCAACCACCCGGAGCAGCACGCCATCCGCGTGGCGCTGGAGGGCGACCAAAGCCACATCCAGTCGATGAATGAAATTCTCAAGCGCCGGGCCGAACTGGCCGGCCGCATGCTGAACCAGGTGGAGGGGATGTCGCTGGTCCCCCCCAGCGGAGCGTTTTACGCCTATCCCTCCCTTTACGTTGAAGGGGACGACAGCGACTTCGTCCGCCAACTGATCCTCGACACCGGCGTGGTGGTGGTGCCGGGCTCCGGTTTCGGTCAGCGGCCCGGGACCAGCCACTTCCGCCTGGTCACCCTGCCGGATGACGAGACGCTGCGCAAGGCCTTCGAACGCATTGGCGACTTCGTCACGGCCTGGCGCGCACGCTGA
- a CDS encoding NAD-dependent epimerase/dehydratase family protein: MDREVLVTGGAGAIGSNLVAALLARQAGRVSVLDDLSSAVPWNLPVDPRVNFIRGSICDPAARELAFNARPTVVFHLAAFFANQNSVDHPEDDLEVNGRGCLALLRDCQRLGVERVVYASTSAIDDGLEAGTAPGRVELLLKTPYQITKALGEFYGYYFHREQGLSFSTVRIFNSYGPGELPGPYRNVIPNFIHRALRGLPLPVIGDGSSSRDYTYVGDIVAGFLAAAARPDLAGRCLRLSSGVSTSALELAQTINRLTGNPAGISQMPVRSWETLHRHFVPGSPELPEWRATVDLETGLSKTVNWFRSHQDRIDAALGA, encoded by the coding sequence ATGGACCGGGAGGTCCTGGTCACCGGCGGCGCCGGGGCCATCGGCTCCAATCTGGTGGCCGCCTTGCTGGCCCGCCAGGCCGGGCGCGTCAGCGTGCTGGATGACCTGAGTTCCGCGGTTCCCTGGAATCTGCCCGTGGATCCGCGCGTGAATTTCATCCGCGGCAGCATCTGCGACCCCGCCGCCCGGGAGCTGGCCTTCAACGCCCGGCCGACGGTCGTGTTCCACCTGGCGGCCTTTTTTGCCAACCAGAACTCAGTGGACCATCCCGAGGACGACCTGGAGGTCAACGGCCGGGGCTGCCTGGCCCTGTTGCGCGACTGCCAGCGCCTGGGCGTGGAGCGGGTGGTCTACGCCTCCACCAGCGCCATCGACGACGGTCTCGAAGCCGGCACCGCGCCGGGTCGGGTGGAATTGCTGCTCAAGACACCCTACCAGATCACCAAGGCCCTGGGCGAGTTCTACGGCTACTACTTCCACCGCGAGCAGGGGCTCTCGTTCAGCACGGTGCGGATCTTCAACAGCTACGGCCCCGGCGAACTGCCCGGCCCCTACCGCAACGTGATCCCGAACTTCATTCACCGCGCCCTGCGCGGGCTGCCGTTGCCCGTGATCGGGGACGGCTCCAGCAGCCGCGACTACACCTACGTGGGCGACATCGTGGCCGGTTTCCTCGCCGCCGCCGCGCGACCCGACCTGGCCGGGCGCTGCCTGCGCTTGTCCAGCGGGGTCAGCACCTCGGCCCTGGAACTGGCCCAGACCATCAACCGCCTGACCGGCAACCCGGCCGGCATCTCCCAGATGCCCGTCCGCTCCTGGGAGACCCTGCACCGCCACTTCGTGCCGGGCAGCCCGGAGCTGCCCGAGTGGCGGGCCACGGTGGATCTGGAAACGGGCCTGTCAAAAACCGTGAATTGGTTCCGCAGTCATCAGGATCGCATCGACGCAGCCCTGGGGGCCTGA
- a CDS encoding peptidylprolyl isomerase gives MSWMRILPACLLACLFLRPLAAQETLDRVLVVVDEAVILESEVGQELQRYLMENKLDPATLGGERLEEVKFDLVQAMIDNKVLYAVARQDTNIVVTDKDVERRVQDRMDEILRQVGSERRLEEMMGQPAKAIRHTLESGMRERIYVEEAQRRKLGKVEVTRQEVEEFFSAWQDSLPQVGESVRLSHIFLTWKTSPASEARARALADSLHALLSADPARLGELAAAFSQDPGSAAAAGSIGRTKRGNLVRPYEEAAYRLNPGELAPPVRSEYGWHLIRLDAREGEYIETSHILIKLEPTAEDRQLIYDRADSLYSALQGGADFAQLATRYTDHALTRQNGGDLGWLELEQLQPLLRSRVRDLKENELSRPLRGEVEGKEGVQIVRLQERRPARQPNLDADWSQLEIMALNFKKQRLLKEWATQLRERVYIQVVD, from the coding sequence ATGAGCTGGATGCGCATCCTGCCGGCCTGTCTGCTGGCCTGTCTGTTCCTGCGGCCCCTGGCCGCCCAGGAGACCCTTGACCGCGTGCTGGTGGTGGTGGACGAGGCCGTGATCCTCGAGAGCGAGGTGGGCCAGGAACTGCAGCGCTACCTGATGGAGAACAAGCTGGATCCGGCCACCTTGGGCGGCGAGCGGCTCGAGGAAGTCAAGTTCGACCTGGTCCAGGCGATGATCGACAACAAGGTCCTCTACGCCGTGGCCCGCCAGGACACCAACATCGTGGTCACGGACAAGGACGTGGAGCGCCGCGTCCAGGACCGGATGGACGAGATCCTGCGCCAGGTGGGCAGCGAGCGCCGGCTGGAGGAGATGATGGGCCAGCCCGCCAAGGCCATTCGTCACACGCTGGAAAGCGGCATGCGCGAGCGGATCTACGTGGAGGAGGCCCAGCGTCGCAAGCTGGGCAAGGTGGAAGTGACCCGCCAGGAAGTGGAGGAGTTCTTCAGCGCCTGGCAGGACAGCCTGCCCCAGGTGGGCGAATCCGTCCGCCTCTCCCACATCTTCCTGACCTGGAAGACCTCGCCGGCCAGCGAGGCCCGTGCCCGCGCCCTGGCCGACAGCCTGCACGCCCTGCTGAGCGCCGATCCCGCCCGCCTGGGCGAGCTGGCCGCCGCCTTCAGCCAGGATCCGGGCAGCGCGGCCGCGGCGGGCTCCATCGGCCGCACCAAGCGCGGCAACCTCGTGCGCCCCTATGAAGAGGCCGCCTACCGGCTCAATCCCGGCGAGCTGGCGCCGCCCGTGCGCTCGGAGTACGGCTGGCACCTGATTCGGCTGGACGCCCGGGAGGGCGAGTACATCGAGACCAGCCATATCCTGATCAAGCTGGAGCCCACGGCGGAGGACCGGCAGCTGATCTACGACCGCGCGGACTCGCTCTACAGCGCGCTCCAGGGCGGGGCGGATTTCGCCCAGCTGGCCACGCGCTACACGGATCATGCCCTGACGCGCCAGAACGGCGGCGACCTGGGCTGGCTCGAGCTGGAGCAGTTGCAGCCCCTGCTGCGCTCGCGCGTGCGGGACCTGAAGGAGAACGAGCTGAGCCGGCCCCTGCGCGGGGAGGTGGAGGGCAAGGAGGGCGTGCAGATCGTCCGTCTGCAGGAGCGCCGCCCGGCCCGCCAGCCCAACCTGGACGCCGACTGGAGCCAGCTGGAGATCATGGCGCTGAACTTCAAGAAGCAGCGGCTGCTGAAGGAGTGGGCCACCCAGTTGCGGGAGCGGGTCTACATCCAGGTGGTGGATTGA
- a CDS encoding glycosyltransferase, which produces MERPRILLISYFFYPFNGCGSAIRAIKLAKYLRREGWDVHVLCGGWESEAGDPSYAPDVQGLHLHVANPHPAPPTVEDNTARPGHLRLAGRLLRSILPFPDNRFRYLPRMAAEARRLIHEHDLQIVLVTLPPSSTGLLIPMLRRHFPKLPMVLEFRDMWALDPIATPKHSWFRWCQKRLERWTLNQCDLVVSCTPGMTAWVKRQLRRPERGRTILSGYDEDDFAFEPLPREPDRCLISYAGSTGGVAGPRTLEYIDGALSRVFAAQPGLRRELVVEIIGHCDAGTLRQIAGFANRESFRLLGFLPHDRSLQELSRADILLLNLFDAPGIEIVYPGKTWEYMRLGQPLWVASPPGILKELVTRTHRLGEWAEFTDPEGIAAALLRLLEKRHDCAAHYEIGPGHYAQYSCERLFHEYAEVLRSLIVDRRP; this is translated from the coding sequence GTGGAGCGGCCCCGCATCCTGCTCATCTCGTACTTCTTCTATCCGTTCAATGGGTGTGGGAGCGCCATCCGCGCCATCAAGCTGGCCAAGTACCTGCGCCGCGAGGGTTGGGACGTACACGTCCTGTGCGGGGGCTGGGAGTCCGAGGCGGGCGATCCGTCCTATGCGCCGGATGTGCAGGGCTTGCACCTGCACGTGGCCAACCCGCATCCCGCGCCGCCCACGGTGGAAGACAACACCGCCCGGCCCGGCCACCTGCGCCTGGCGGGCCGGCTGCTGCGCAGCATCCTGCCCTTCCCGGACAACCGCTTCCGCTACCTTCCGCGCATGGCCGCGGAGGCCCGCCGGCTGATCCACGAACACGATCTGCAGATTGTCCTGGTCACCCTGCCGCCCAGCTCCACAGGTCTGCTAATCCCAATGCTGCGTAGACATTTTCCCAAGCTGCCAATGGTGCTGGAGTTTCGCGACATGTGGGCGCTGGACCCCATCGCCACGCCCAAACACTCATGGTTTCGCTGGTGCCAGAAGCGGCTGGAGCGCTGGACGCTCAACCAGTGCGACCTGGTGGTGAGTTGCACGCCGGGGATGACGGCCTGGGTGAAGCGGCAGTTGCGCCGACCGGAGCGGGGCCGGACCATTCTCTCGGGCTACGACGAGGATGACTTCGCTTTCGAACCACTGCCGCGGGAACCGGACCGCTGCCTGATCTCCTACGCAGGCAGCACAGGGGGTGTGGCCGGCCCGCGCACGCTGGAGTACATCGACGGCGCCCTGTCGCGCGTGTTCGCCGCCCAGCCCGGGCTGCGCCGGGAGCTGGTGGTGGAGATCATCGGCCACTGCGACGCCGGCACCCTGCGGCAGATCGCCGGCTTCGCCAACCGGGAGAGCTTCCGCCTGCTGGGCTTCCTACCGCACGATCGCTCTTTGCAGGAATTGAGCCGCGCCGACATCCTCCTGCTCAACCTGTTCGATGCGCCGGGCATCGAGATCGTCTATCCGGGCAAGACCTGGGAATACATGCGGCTGGGGCAGCCCTTGTGGGTCGCCTCGCCGCCGGGCATCCTCAAGGAACTGGTGACCCGGACGCACAGGCTGGGCGAGTGGGCAGAGTTCACAGATCCGGAGGGGATCGCCGCGGCGCTGCTGCGCCTGCTGGAGAAGCGTCACGATTGCGCCGCCCACTACGAGATCGGACCCGGGCACTATGCGCAATACTCATGCGAGCGGCTGTTCCACGAATACGCGGAAGTCCTGCGGAGCCTGATCGT
- a CDS encoding DUF4175 family protein codes for MDGYGLAWGHVQRTRQRIRGLRAQTGLLWWSLLPPWLAWGFVLAEHLGDHAASGRAGLRAGLLLSLALWGLGALGLILRGLFWRAALPGERETALLLGRGDDEIRDRLLNGLQVMEEERRSPGRSDPGLVAASLDLVLPRLESLDPRSVLPVAPRRRALAWGAGAWLLALALFLLGGESARLAAARLWDPARDFRGAPLFSLKISVAWPDSTQPGRVLEGQSLDLRVEAQGAALPSEIELQAVGLEAGSARGEDAVWRLPLRLGRATLAGLAPRGSWTLRASALEEQLGQVRRLESAPIEVVWLRPPRLDSLGLRLHPPAYTGLPVRDLPGDAADFSAPVGSRLELAAWSQDGLRRVWLQEERTDSTRAPVRHSLALERGGARGAWSVTRSLRWSLRLEDDQGLPNPQPLVHVLEALPDQPPRLRVLAPRETEGRLDPSLALDLALLAEDDYGFGPLRLAWKVLSRNLRELTPPPDPATLDSIPRDWGRRTLALNALQDGGAAADAPALRRAALEERWDLAALQLLPDDELVFFFELWDNDGWNGPKVVRSPLYRFRMPGLEELFAETRQDEQDIEQEAAEVLQQARENTKRLEELKEELRRDPELTWERQQRLKEVVREQEQVAQRAGELAAKLDATQQKLDSRNLLSEELRNKLEQLKNLLNEVMSPELLEKLRKAAEQALQNPGPQPAQRPQADMEEVLRKMEQQLDRFLAVLEQMKLEQRLEELARRAEALLEQQRQLQESLRQGEKPQSKSAEEAARREDAEQLAQELESLQDEFGERSTFPHESIDQARQQLKGKKIPPRLGEMQQQLEGGQSPSSESQESMDQDLNELAEQLQQALQQSRQQSMAELGKEIERLCQELLVISQRQETISERLSGLNSRSAQLPGLAEETLENQLGVRAAARGVYELTRKSLHIPTGALTELGLADRSLDEMLAGFHERQTGRLGSLSPDAMARVNLTILLLKEAERQMASSSSSSGLQEMMEKMAQAASRQQCLNGQCNNLMSMKPGQSNKPMSISFGEAKGEQGSIRESLESMQEKLGDKGKPQLGDLGQTAADMKEVEKDLAAHTYTERTQKLQERIVSRLLDAQRSVRRQDEEKKRESRSAQPLRAAAPPPVELQRERALERDLQRALQGGYRPEMQELIRDYFRALEESSAPPARP; via the coding sequence ATGGACGGCTACGGACTGGCTTGGGGACACGTGCAGCGGACCCGGCAACGGATTCGCGGCCTGCGCGCCCAGACGGGCCTGCTCTGGTGGAGCCTGCTGCCGCCCTGGCTGGCCTGGGGCTTCGTGCTGGCCGAGCACCTGGGCGACCACGCCGCCTCCGGCCGCGCCGGCCTGCGCGCCGGCCTCCTGCTCAGCCTCGCTCTCTGGGGTCTCGGCGCGCTGGGACTGATCCTGCGCGGCCTCTTCTGGCGTGCGGCCCTCCCCGGCGAGCGCGAGACAGCCCTGCTGCTGGGGCGCGGTGACGACGAGATCCGCGACCGCCTGCTCAACGGCCTGCAGGTGATGGAGGAGGAGCGCCGCTCCCCGGGCCGCTCCGACCCGGGTCTGGTGGCGGCCAGCCTGGATCTGGTGCTGCCGCGGCTGGAATCCCTCGACCCCCGCAGCGTGCTGCCCGTGGCGCCACGCCGACGGGCCCTGGCCTGGGGCGCGGGGGCCTGGCTGCTGGCCCTGGCGCTGTTCCTGCTGGGGGGCGAGTCCGCCCGGCTGGCGGCTGCGCGGCTCTGGGATCCCGCCCGGGATTTCCGCGGCGCGCCGCTCTTCTCCCTGAAGATCAGCGTGGCCTGGCCGGATTCCACCCAGCCGGGCCGCGTGCTGGAAGGCCAGAGCCTGGACCTGCGCGTGGAGGCCCAAGGCGCGGCCCTGCCCTCCGAGATCGAGCTGCAGGCTGTTGGGCTGGAGGCCGGCTCCGCCCGCGGGGAGGATGCCGTCTGGCGCCTGCCCCTGCGGCTGGGTCGCGCCACCCTGGCCGGGCTGGCGCCGCGCGGCTCCTGGACGCTGCGCGCCTCCGCGCTGGAGGAGCAGCTGGGCCAAGTGCGCCGGCTGGAGAGTGCGCCGATTGAGGTCGTCTGGCTGCGCCCGCCCCGGTTGGACAGCCTGGGCCTGCGCCTGCACCCGCCCGCCTACACGGGCCTGCCCGTCCGCGACCTGCCCGGCGACGCGGCGGATTTCAGCGCCCCGGTGGGCAGCCGCCTGGAACTGGCGGCCTGGTCGCAGGACGGTCTGCGCCGCGTCTGGCTGCAGGAGGAGCGGACGGACTCCACCCGCGCGCCGGTCCGCCACTCCCTGGCCCTGGAGCGCGGCGGCGCCCGCGGCGCCTGGAGCGTGACCCGCTCCCTGCGCTGGTCCCTGCGCCTGGAGGACGACCAGGGTCTGCCGAATCCCCAGCCCCTGGTCCACGTGCTCGAGGCCCTGCCCGACCAGCCGCCGCGGCTGCGCGTGCTGGCCCCGCGGGAGACGGAGGGCCGGCTGGATCCCAGCCTGGCCCTGGATTTGGCCCTGCTGGCCGAGGACGACTACGGCTTCGGCCCGCTGCGTCTGGCCTGGAAAGTGCTCTCGCGCAACCTGCGCGAACTGACGCCCCCGCCGGATCCCGCCACGCTGGACTCCATTCCGCGCGACTGGGGCCGGCGCACCCTGGCGCTGAACGCGCTCCAGGACGGCGGGGCGGCGGCGGACGCGCCCGCACTGCGCCGCGCCGCGCTGGAGGAGCGCTGGGATCTCGCCGCTCTGCAGCTGTTGCCCGACGACGAGCTGGTCTTTTTCTTCGAACTCTGGGACAACGACGGCTGGAACGGGCCCAAGGTCGTGCGCAGCCCGCTCTATCGCTTCCGCATGCCCGGGCTGGAGGAGCTGTTCGCCGAGACCCGCCAGGACGAGCAGGACATCGAGCAGGAGGCGGCGGAGGTGCTGCAGCAGGCCCGGGAGAACACCAAGCGCCTGGAGGAGCTGAAGGAGGAGTTGCGGCGGGATCCGGAGCTGACCTGGGAGCGCCAGCAGCGCCTGAAGGAGGTCGTGCGCGAGCAGGAGCAGGTGGCCCAGCGCGCCGGCGAGCTGGCCGCCAAACTGGACGCCACCCAGCAGAAGCTGGACTCGCGCAATCTGCTCTCGGAAGAGCTGCGCAACAAGCTCGAGCAGTTGAAGAACCTGCTGAACGAGGTGATGAGTCCCGAGCTGCTGGAGAAGCTGCGCAAGGCCGCCGAACAGGCTCTGCAGAATCCCGGCCCTCAGCCCGCCCAACGGCCCCAGGCGGACATGGAGGAGGTGCTGCGCAAGATGGAGCAGCAGCTGGACCGCTTCCTGGCCGTGCTGGAACAGATGAAACTCGAGCAGCGGCTGGAGGAGCTGGCCCGGCGGGCGGAGGCCCTGCTGGAGCAGCAGCGCCAGCTGCAGGAATCCCTGCGGCAGGGGGAGAAGCCCCAGTCCAAGAGCGCCGAGGAGGCGGCCCGCCGGGAGGACGCCGAGCAGCTGGCCCAGGAGCTGGAATCCCTGCAGGACGAGTTCGGCGAGCGCTCCACCTTCCCGCACGAATCCATCGATCAGGCGCGTCAGCAATTGAAGGGCAAGAAGATCCCCCCGCGACTGGGCGAGATGCAGCAGCAGTTGGAAGGCGGCCAGTCACCCTCTTCGGAGAGTCAGGAAAGCATGGACCAGGACCTGAACGAGTTGGCCGAGCAGCTCCAGCAGGCCCTGCAGCAGTCGCGTCAGCAGTCCATGGCCGAGCTGGGCAAGGAGATCGAGCGCCTCTGCCAGGAACTGCTGGTGATCAGCCAGCGCCAGGAGACGATCAGCGAGAGGTTGAGCGGGCTGAACAGCCGCAGCGCCCAGCTGCCCGGGCTGGCCGAGGAGACCCTGGAGAACCAACTGGGCGTGCGCGCCGCCGCCCGGGGCGTCTACGAACTGACCCGCAAGAGCCTGCACATCCCCACCGGCGCCCTGACGGAGCTGGGTCTGGCCGACCGCAGCCTGGACGAGATGCTGGCGGGCTTCCACGAGCGCCAGACCGGCCGGCTGGGCTCCCTCTCGCCGGACGCCATGGCCCGGGTCAACCTGACCATCCTGCTACTCAAGGAGGCCGAGCGCCAGATGGCCAGCTCCAGCTCCTCCAGCGGCCTGCAGGAGATGATGGAGAAGATGGCCCAGGCCGCCAGCCGTCAGCAGTGCCTCAACGGGCAGTGCAACAACTTGATGAGCATGAAGCCCGGCCAATCCAACAAGCCCATGTCCATCTCCTTCGGCGAGGCCAAGGGCGAGCAGGGCAGCATCCGCGAGAGCCTGGAATCCATGCAAGAGAAGCTGGGGGACAAGGGCAAGCCCCAGCTGGGCGACCTGGGACAGACCGCCGCCGACATGAAGGAAGTGGAGAAGGATCTGGCCGCCCACACCTACACCGAGCGCACGCAGAAGCTCCAGGAACGGATTGTCAGCCGGTTGTTGGACGCCCAGCGCAGCGTGCGCCGCCAGGATGAAGAGAAGAAGCGCGAGAGCCGCAGCGCCCAGCCCCTGCGCGCCGCGGCCCCGCCGCCGGTGGAGCTGCAGCGCGAGCGGGCCCTGGAGCGCGACCTGCAGCGCGCCCTGCAGGGGGGCTACCGCCCGGAGATGCAGGAACTGATCCGCGACTACTTCCGCGCCCTGGAGGAGTCGAGCGCCCCGCCCGCCAGGCCGTGA